TTGTAAAGTAAAATACCTTGcaaacaattatacaaaattgttgattattttgacaaataaatgaaaaaaaaaaaccaaactgttGATACATTTTTGGTAAAGTCTAAAataccaaaagaaaaacaataaaacttaataaataaaataaaagtaatttataattcattttattggTTAACCTCATTTGTTTATTCTAATGAATACTTTGTTatgaaatgaaaaacataaataccaatacattaaaaaaatgacataaattcAACTGTTCGATTGCCAAGCTTTACACATGACATGCTTAAAACAGTAATATGTATCCAAAGTAGAAAACTTATCATCTTGTCTTAGATTTAGATATAAAAACTATGTCGAAGTTAtggtctttaaaataaaaataatgttgattTCGACAGTCTTTGTTACCAACGATATGCAAATGAGTGTACAACAAAGTTTAATAGTATGTGATGCAATTTAGaatgtttttttattgtgttttgtatttgTCAGCATGTAAGTGAAGTAATGCTCAATCATAACGAAAGACTAAAAACTGCAAAGTCAAAAGTTTGTGCTATAGTATGAAAtcttaatacaaattaaaaaaattcatagTAATCAAGATTATATTTATCAACAATTAACATAATTAGGAAAACTACAAAACGTATATTATAAGGAATTTATTAACTTTTTGTTCCCATCCATCGCCATCACAGGTGGACATTAATATGCTGTTCTTAATTTAtctttaataaaggcaacagcggTATACCGcagttcgaaattcataaatcgattgagaacaaactaaaactgagggaatcacatcaaatataagaggagaacaacgacacaacagaaacacgctataatataacaatggcgaCCCTTATATAAACAAATCAATTCTTAGCATGGGATCCTTGACAGACTAGCATGAAATACATGTTTAAGAATTGGATtgtaaaataaatagatataaacataaGTTACCGTCACAGTGGATTAATGTTTCGTGGTATTGTTATTAGTGTATTTCCAATTCGCTTATTCTGTAAATGCATGCATGTTGGTTTAAGAAGGCAGCTGGAAAATCCTTCAGGCGaaaaaacatctttaaatatTGATGCATTCAGTGGGTTCATTCTATATTGATAATCTTCAAAAATTATACCCAATTAATACAAATACAAGATTTCAGATAATATAATTGTAATGAGTCAATACATATGCCCAAtcattgtatttttatgatttgttgtgtggtttgagtaaaaaaaagttaaagactAGAAGGTAAGAATGATATAACAGTAAACATCATAATTCGAAATATTTATTCAAGTATATGATATTAAATACATTATCTTGAAATGTGATTTCATACTTACAAAGTGCATATTTGAATACCAAATCAGAAATTATTACGCGTAATTGTAGTTCTGTGTTTTTGTGACTCGATCGTTCAAAAAATTGTTATTGTAACAAAAAAATTGCAAATGATTTAATTCTCTGATACTAATTTGTCTAAAACGTAGAGTACAGACACTAAGGTAAATACAGTTTCATGATAGCACGAGTTCAAAGGGAACCCCTTTACAAATTCATGCGGATTGAAAAACAAATCCGTTACTCAAAATTGTAGAAATGGTTGTGCATgatattagttatcaaaggtaccaggcttataatttgatacgccagacgtgcgttttatCTACATAAGGCGAATCAGTGACTTTTAGATAAACCCAAattaaaagccaaacaagtattcAATTGAACAGCATTGATGACCCGAAATTCCAAacaaaatgtgccaaatacgttGATGATAACCAATGCCTGGGTCAAGAACAGCTTtagtatttcttataatttatacttttgcaaaaggtaaattcattaaaaaataccatataattgatattcatgtaaacaccgaAATTAAAACCGAACTAAATATTCAAAACATACCAAAAAGAATTTGCTGACTTttatgtcaatatttttttttgctttgtttagGGGCACATCTATtcataaaccagttgttggcatgatacgggttatgttcttctcatatattgtATGACGGTATGGTACTAAAACCCTATTGATGTAGATTGTACTTAAtttgaagacataatctttcaatcaatttaaatGAGGTCTGAAGTTGTCATGTCAGTGACTGCTAGTAGtccttaacaacgtgttttatagttctttcatttgtctttgttctattattaatattacttttactgttgaatggtttgatgtgatatccgtttcacgtggctcggtacttatacatctcgtcaatgtgtttgtattggctttcatttttttgtggtttgttttgtatttgcgactttttgtatttcttttgttcttatagcgtgactctgtactttaaaagatcccgtcaatatgatattgttctattatatgtcattatgatatatttctattatgaattacaatatacgttgaaccataaacgtcaaaatcattcaatcgcgtagtggaattaactatttttggatatttataaattctatatataacttttggactagtttaaatctgggtctatttcttaaatttattcttacatacttttgattttttaactctgtatgctaacattcccatgaaaatttttaaattgtttgtacgcacattgaacgacaaatttatgtgacgtataaaattttctgacgtcagacactcaaatcaaataAATGCGTTCGTAGATAgcagatgtttttgtgttctgttaaattgttccttttaaaattattaaacgatgatgactgatgtacccatattttgactattttatttattgtgtctgtttatttaacgcatcaatgtaaaaatatcggaaattgatgagactgtcattaaagtgagagggttagcgctatagaaccaggtttaatctaccattttctacatttgaaaatgcctgtaccaagtcaggaatatgacatgtcttgtccattcgttttttatgcgttttgttatttgattttgccaggtgattatggactttcccaattgatcttcctctagcttcagtgtttttgtgattttactttttgttcatttatgtataattgtcagtttgcgtagtttcttttgttacttattctgacatcggacacAAACTTATTTCAAACTGACTTaaactgtgcgtattgctatgtgtctctttattctacattgactagaggtttAGACGGAGGGCTGAGATCtcataaaacatatattgaaccccgccacatttttgcgcctgtcccaggtcaTAAGCCTggggcctttgttagtcttttttttttattttagttcatttataagttttggagttaagtgtgacgtccattttcgctCAACTAGTACACAGTGGTTTTTAGGAGCCAGATGAGGACAACCTCTGAGTGCGGAATTTTCTCTCTGCGTTAAAGAACCactggtggctttcggctgttgtaTGCTTTTTGATCGGTTTGTTgattctttgacatattccacattttcattctcaaCTGTATAAGAGAGATAACACGGTTTCAGTGCAAACAACATGATATGAACATTgaacattaaacattaaacatgacATAATCAGTTCAACTTgttaattgcaatattttttgtaatgactgacacatttattatacaaacaattcatatttgaaaaagaaaacttTTGGGAAGTATCGGAACCCAAGTGTGCCcttctacttgccgacttgttcctttGTTATTACCAGGCTGTCTTCgatttcatacaggaacttcttaggtagaaagataagaagttagcaacatactttaactttactttccgctatatagatgatgttctctcactaaagaatcaaaatttggtgaccttgttgaacgcatctatccaatcaaatttgagataaaggatacaagaAATACAGTAAAGTATGCCTCATATCTTATCTTACATCAGaatttgacaatgagggtcggttgaaaacaaaactttacgacaaaagagatgatttcagcttcctaatTGTGAACGTTCTATTTCTACGTGGCAACGTTCCAGCAGCGCCGGACtatttatctcccaattgatacaatatattcgggtttgtatttcctatcatgattttcttgatagagggtagCTGCTCACAAGGCCGCtttcaaaccaagagttccaaatggtgaagttgaaatcactactttgtaaattttacggacgccaccacGAGGTGGCTGACTGTTATGGAAAGACCGTTCACAGATGACAACGGATATGTTCCCTTTGttgtaactacaattcccttcccttttcacgaattttacctaccgaattagactattttccgaatttttaataacatgagtttttggtggggttcgtgttgcttagactTCAGTTGTCTATGTtatgtcttttgtactattatttgtctgtttgtcattttctttctcatccaaggcgttgtcagtttattttagatctaTGAGTATGATTGTCACTCTGGTCCTGTTCTATAAAGTAAAATCTAGTGTTGCGTGATTTAAGGACGTCAGTAAATGATTGATCATGGTTCAAAATGATTGATCTTATTTAGTATCAGTTTACGTATGTACATTACACTAAATGATTTAACCTTTCCAAAAGTGTCATTCAAAAATTGATTCCATATAAGCATGTTTTGAAAAACATTTGTGTTACCTTGTGGAACAATTTTGATAGTAACTCCAATTGGAGAATAAGATTTGGAGAATAAGGCTACAAATTTAGTCTACAAATTTAGTGTCGTATTTTGATTAAACTATGCAGacattgaaaatattttcatatacatgtacacaatttGTAATCGGAAAGGAATCGTATCAATGTACTCTTAAACTTTTAAAAGTGATCATGAGTACATCTTGTTTGTACTGTAATAGATTAATTGAAAATTATTGTAATTAGAAATTTATGAAGCAATTAGATAAcataataaaatgtaataaatttcaaaaaacgAATACTGTTTATGATTACCCCATCCATGCATATGGCACTGCATTCTATTTTCTCATAATTGATTTGAGTGTTCGCCGTCGAAGGTGCAATGGCATTTTATAGACGTTGGTTGGTCCTACGTAAATCTATGGTCATGTTTGTTAAATTACCTATTCCGTTTACCTGTACCTTTGTTGTAAGAACTGGGAGGGGAATATGTGTCTTGAAATTGTCTAGCAACATAACGTAGACTTCTTTTCATAGCTTCCTTTCATGGCGTGCTGTTTAACCAATCACACAAGTTACGGAGTATTGGCGCGcctttcaaaatatataataccccaccacattttgtatgtgcctgtccgaggTCATgaatctgtaattcagtggttgttgtatgTTGTTGTTTTGCACATAAAACAAACCGTTagttttcctatttgaattgttttacatttttccttTCGGTGCCTTGTATAGCATGCACGTTGTTAAAGCCCATACTAAGACCTGTAGATCTAATCTTTCTGCGACAGGTTGTcgcgttggcaatcataccgcatcttttcATGAATTAATCTTTAAGACAGTTTCTACTTAAAACAGATTCTGAAAATTCAACACGAAATATTTTCAAACAGTTCTTCTCTTTCTTATCCATAATGGTTAATAACTGCGGAAATTGTGTGTACTTATAACTTTTATTATCTATTTCATTCTTTAACCTTTCTGATATGATTTTAATACTGTCAGTCTATCAAAGTAGTTGagtatttgatgaaaaaatgaaCATGTGGTCCGATTTTAGAAAAAGGTTAAGATTAAAACAGCCATTTACGACTGAAATTCAGTTACTAGTGATACGATTGTAAAATGTTAGGTAAATTAAAGAAACAGAAGATTATCGATGTTCAAAATTTATCGACACCCAGTAAAAATGTCATAATCGAGAACATGACAACATCGATAAAATTACTGTTAAGACTACTGTACTTGTATCCAAAGATATAGGACTTAGAAAGCAGGTTGTAAGTTAGAGTTTAAAACGAGTTTTCTcgtaaaagtaaattaaattaaCGTTGTCCAGGGTTGTTAGTACGCGTATTGTATTTTCAAAGTTCATAGGCGGCTTGTAAATTTAACCTACTtatatttgataactttttgtaTGGATTGAGTAGTAGGTAAAAATGAATCACACAGGGCTCCTGAGAACACATTAAACAAAACGCTTTTGATAACCACTAACCTAACCTGTATACTTCTTCTTTTGCAGGAtacttttgttttagtttttcttATACCGAAATATTGGAAAATTGATGGAGTATTCGAAACTTGTTGTGATCATTATTTCCATTTCTTTATTCATAATACTGTTTAGTCAAGCAAGATTAAGAACTATTGAAAACAATGTAGAACGTACAAAACCTATTACTGAGAAGACGACTTACAAAAGCAAAtcatatttttcaacatatttagaggacataaacaaaacaagaatAGCATGTGGCCAGCTGTGTAATACTTCACGAAAAGGAACTCCAGGgacattttttgataaaattacagCCAGTATAAATTGTGAAGCTTTATTTCAAAACGAATATGTTGATTCATCTCATGGACTTGCGCATGCTCCAAGAAAAATACCTTCAATTTTATTGAATGACTATACGATGAATGGACTAATAAAAGTGCACACGGCATATTTTAACCAACCATACCTTGGTAGTACTGCGAGGATACCTATTTGGACTAAATCTTTGCTCGAGGAATATGTAGCGCGAGCCAAAGAAGGTAAACTGTTTGGTACTTACGGAATATCTGAAACTAACGCACTAAGGGACGGACTACAACATGCACCAGGAGTGATAGGAGGGCGTGTCCTAGTCATAGGATCCGAGAAACCATGGGTTGAAGCATGCTTGCTTGAGATAGGCGCAAAAAGTATTGTAACACTTGAATATGGAAAGATCAAATCGGAACATGAGCAAATAACAACGATGGTTCCCTCTGAATATAGACGAACGTTTTTAGATAAAACATTAGGATTATTTGACGCAGTTGTATCATTTAGTTCTATAGAACACTCTGGACTAGGAAGGTATGGGGATACTCTGAATCCGTGGGGCGATTTAATAGTAGTGGCAAGGGCTTggtgtgtaacaaaaacaaatggGTCTCTGGTACTCGGTGTACTTTACGACTTAAATGGGGATTACATAACATTCAACGCACATAGGTGCTATGGTAAAAAAAGATATCCATATCTAACAACAAATTGGAGGCAACATTATTTGGGAAAAGGAATTCAACGTGTTCATGTGTTTACAAAATAGAAGTATTTGTgcaattatttaatatttttatgccTGATACTTGTACTAGTATAATAGTAACGAAGCTTCCAAAAATGTCATATCAATAATAACTCAATGATAATGACGCACAACGACATCTCTTCGAGGTTGCGGAAATTTATCAATAACGTGTGCATCTCGTTAGACGTCGCAGTTAtattgattaccttagctgtatttggcaagtCTGTTGGAGTTTTGATTCATAAAAATGTCAAAGTTGTTTAATCTCGTACTTCttacttttaaaactttttaatcgGTCGTTGCCTTTTGAATTTCGTGCAAGTTCAACCACGTTCACATTCAGATATGCTAAACTTCTATATGCACTAACAAGTGCATGAATAGATGACTGGAtgacttgacctcaacctcactTTCTACGTAGATTTATTAACGTTTTAATAATACCATCATATTCTAAGTTATAAAACGTAACAGTTACCTTCTTACAAGCCAATTTTGTCCCTACAGTAACAAAATACGACTAACTGGGTTCATATGACTATGGTATTCAGAGTGTGTCTGTGTGATAATACATCTGGTAAGAATTTACCTCTGTGATTGAATAACAGTTGAAGAATACATTTTTTCGCCTTAGAATTGTATTTGTTTCTCAATATGTCACACGTTTTGCATGTATTCGGATGATACGATTCCCCACAAAACATGCATTTCATACCTTTTATCGGCAGAAAGTATTTCCCATTCTTTCAGTTAATCGTTTCTGAAACAAACGAAGCGGTCGATGAAATGTCTGATTCGTCATGACTTGCACATAAAGATTGTTATATGACATGTATGCATAATTCCCGCTTTATTGCTACTCTCAATGATTATATGCCCATGTAATCGTTTTGCGGTCCTAGATTATGTTTTTCGTACATCGGAAGACAACTTATAGTATATTAAAGAACAGAAAATAGTTACAAAAGTGTTCTCATTTGTTCCCAAAGATTCCAAACCGCGTATGCTACTATTAATACCGTTTACAAAGTTTTTCAAGCTGTCTGCGATTTACGTCGGCGTAGGTAAATCAATGAAATTTCAAATATAGGTGTTCAAGACTTTGAGGGTCTAATAAAATCTCTCTCTTAGTATTGCTACGTTCTGATAGTAATTTGAACGTGTAATCTGGTAATTAATTGTCACAAGACATGTCTTATATGCCACAAAGACGTCAGTAGTCCCATGTAAGCCAAAACAATTGCATAGACATTCTTTTATTTCAGACTAATAAAATGTGCTGAACACAAGGGAGCAATTAAACCAAGAGTATccaatggtgaagttgaagtcatccctaCATAGGGgaatggacgccatcacgagttagttgaccatttcaaatatctgtttcacagatcaCCCTAAGTTTTTGGTGTCGGTCGTGTTGCcaagtctttatttttttatattgtgttttttttgtacttttgtttgtctattgGTACTTTTTTTAGCTATAGTGTTGTGTTTATTTTCTACAAATAAGTTTGAaagttcctctggtatcttttgcacCTCCTTCACGTTAGCTGTCTGTATTTATGATAATATACACTTACCAAATTTAAAGAACACACATTTACACTATTTTTGCTTACTTATCTTAAAACATCTATTGCCAAACACGTTTCTTGATGCATATGATACACTACAAAATATGCTTAAGttgttttgaaacatttttcaaatcatcattacgaaattaCAAAACCACATTTTGAATGAAACAACTCTATTACGTTATGTCACATACACATCACGTTATGTTAAAAGCACATTGCCTGCTgacattgaataattgtgaaaccACATCAAGTAATGGCAAAATCATATCGAGTAATGCCAAAACCATATCAAAttaatacgaaaccatatcgtgtaatatcgaaatataattaagtaatgactattccatattaaGTTATATCTAAaaatcattacgtaatgtcaaaacaatataaatatataaataccaAATATTATCAAGtgataacaaaacaacaaaacgtTATACTAGAGTTCAATATAatacagctgtggcgttccataccATTAAGTCATGTGTATTATGTGATGGTCTAGTATAAGAACGATTTTTAAAGTTGTTGTACACACGTGCACGATACTCGTTTTCTGTAAAGGTGTAGTCAAACTGTCAATACCGTCAAAATATGTTCTTGTTGTATGGCTCATCAAGAACTTTTAATGTATGCGTCGTTCTTTTACAATTAGGAATCTGCTTTTGCGTTTTTCTAGAgaaagtttttgattaaataGTAACGAACGTTGTTACTCTTGTTACTACTTGTAATGCACTTGCACTGTATTGCTATATGTTTAAAGGGAAATGTTTGTATTGAAGCATTGCTAATTTTCATTTTCTGTATATTCATCACTTATCGTTCCCATCGCACTACAATTTTCCGTTTTCTTTGCCTGTGTAGGTTAATTATCTTAACAATAGTGTATAAATTGAGAATGGTTAATGtttcaaagacacaacaacccgatcaaagagcagattactgtccaaaggccaccaatgggtctagGATAACAATAATGAGTTGTGTTTTAGATGTGTTTGGTGGTATCTGCGTGTTTAGTAATCAGCTTGGTTATTTTTCAAGTAATTCCATTCACCTTGTGTTTTCAATTCAAGTTTGTTAGATTCTTTTTGCTACGAATGGTTTCATGTTTTGACGATCGTACCACAAATGTACATGTTCTTTTGTTTATGTTTGAAATAATGTGATTGACTGATTTGGCTTTAAAAGCGGACCCATAGTTCAAAGCATGGGAGTGAATCGGTTCCACGGCTGAAAGCAGAAATGTAGACCGATGAATTTGGAGTCACTAATTAAGCACCCTATATGTGTGCTTACAGGCTGGCGTTAATGAAGAAAACAAATGCCGGGGTTCTATTGCCTTTGACTCCTTACGTTAACAAGCGTGAATTCACTATATTAGTAACACCCTAGTTTACCTGCCATTTTATCCTGAATTCATCGaacaaatatttttctaaatCCATGAATGCTATTAATGTGATTAATTCTACGGAAGAAATTTACAGATCTTTTGCCTTAAATCTCACGTTTTGTAactatttattatatctttttctatgaaatttacattttgaaatctCAGGTCGTCGTGTTCCGTTGTAACATAATTCATTTTGATGAGATAATGCTGAATGAAGTGAActcttttgaaaaatgtattgATTATCATATACCTATTTCATGGAAATCCTTAATGACAAATACACCGGCAGATAAAGAAAATCTCAGTATATCGAAAATACCATGTCtctcatccaatcaaaataaagtattattacatAGCAGAAACTCCCTAAgcaaatggtaaaatgaaaaggTCTTACAATCAAAAGAATATATAACAACTGACATTATACAGACATGTtcttaaaatgtagaaaatgttggataaaACCTAGTTTTAAGGAAGCTCgagggtataacaatttcagaaaaaaaataaacatttgtttttcatttcaaattttatttgttaccttttgtagttgttacttatcatatggtacaaaaatcattcaaaacaaacaattcgtgttggccccagatgactttaaaatgtaaatatcaatgaaaaagttccaaattatctccctttggtggaaaaatgccatttttttgctataaaattgaaatatctttttttaactcatcggtgacctatattttttaatataatttccatataagctgtacttaaactaaattattgtgaaatttgagcgatttctgtaataaatttctttttttatttcgatattaaatttatttctcctattacttcaacagaaaaaactcgcctttacaaaaatgtatgcttttttcgAAGGCaaattgtgagcgcaaatgaacggtgaccccacttttttattttatttttctattaactataatataaagttcatttatagaaaaatatagagaaatcctaaataaatgatttagacccacgAACCCCCTTAAAGCTAGCTTAATATCTcgcttgtatgaaagtcgcatacaATTCCTTGATATTGAAAACGATTTGTAAACAAAAACTGCTACTCTGTTTCCTGCTCTAAACAATATTTATCGGCAAATGTAAATTCTCTCCGTTTTTTACTGCACTACAGAAGGTTTACCGTAGACTGTTGTAAATATGGATCTCAAGGCGTTGCAGATACATACATTTATGCCAATACGACTTTCTATtcaataatatttgtatatacatcATTATAACGCGACTTCACAAGCATACAGCCGCAACGCAAAATGAAACATTGAAAGTTAGCCCTTTTTTCATAGAAGTTCTAAGTATTATCCAACTAGCTATATAGCGAGTATGCATCATGTCATGTACTGTTATGTTTTTGTCAATTTAAATCTATTGTCTGGTCGGTTTAAAGGGTAAATTTTCGAAAGTTCAaaacaattctatataaatattgtatgacACGGCATtcaatcaatataataataaaaaattgtacatATGATTTGCGTACAAATATCATAATATCGTAATTAGAAAACTTTACGATTTGAGTATTTCTTAGTTAAGAGAAGACTTAAGTAATTTTAAGCTTACTTTAATGAACACTTAAGTTATTTGCCGCCAAAATTTCGGGTTTTAATgcaaaaaagtttgtttccttatcggtgacctacattttttatttgcttattctTTGAAGCTATAGTTATGCTGTTCGAATTACCgttatttttatattacagttttgttCCAAGTGTCACATAcagtttttttgatattccgataaaaatatgtcaacacttCTATTTTCCCTATGATTTCATTGCAAAAttgtcccttttacatacctgtttaaaagtaacattttgagcttaaatggtcccgGACCCCTATTATTTTTGTACCTATTTGAGTGACTCTCTGTacagattaaaataacaaaaaattcgGCGCTtctgacaaaaacaaaatgtcgtttCCTAACATTTTAATGAAAAGACTCGTACACATggtaaagataacaaaaaatgcaaaaagtgGAAAAAAACGAACTCCGTGGAAAATACTAAACGGAAAATCTctaagcaaatgacaaaatcataacctcaaacacatcaaacgaatagataacaacatattcctgacttggaaaatgcaatttcttatgtagaaaaaaatgatttaaagagGTTTTATAGCTTGTTTACATGTAAGCTCTCACTTTTATGACTTTATAATTTCTGCACTCCCAGATCAcacatatttgtttgtatattaacTCAAATTTTGTCTTTcgaaataacaaaaagaaaagatgAATGCTTAGCCGTACAAAAACGATGTATGTCTTGCGACATAACATAATTTTCTTGATACATGtgttaaaaaacatatttttaaaatacttttgacttgcatgatattttttatttcatgaacATACCACAACTGTTTATCTTCTCATTATTGCATAGGCTACATTGGTAACATCATGGACTATTTCTTTTTcgtgaataaaggcaacagttgttatattttttattctcgtgggattttgtctgatgcttggtccgtttctgtgtgtgttagttacattgtagtgttgtgtcgttgttctcctcttatatttatgcgtttccctcagttttagttttttaccccgattttgttttttgtccatggatttatgagtttgaacagcggtatactactgttgcctttatttgtataccgctgttcaaaagtcataaatagattcagcaaaaaaaaaaccggGGTACAAACtcaaaccgagagaaacacatcaactataagaggaacgaatctggttttgtggctagccaaacctcccgaca
This sequence is a window from Mytilus edulis chromosome 1, xbMytEdul2.2, whole genome shotgun sequence. Protein-coding genes within it:
- the LOC139490351 gene encoding uncharacterized protein isoform X1, which produces MEYSKLVVIIISISLFIILFSQARLRTIENNVERTKPITEKTTYKSKSYFSTYLEDINKTRIACGQLCNTSRKGTPGTFFDKITASINCEALFQNEYVDSSHGLAHAPRKIPSILLNDYTMNGLIKVHTAYFNQPYLGSTARIPIWTKSLLEEYVARAKEGKLFGTYGISETNALRDGLQHAPGVIGGRVLVIGSEKPWVEACLLEIGAKSIVTLEYGKIKSEHEQITTMVPSEYRRTFLDKTLGLFDAVVSFSSIEHSGLGRYGDTLNPWGDLIVVARAWCVTKTNGSLVLGVLYDLNGDYITFNAHRCYGKKRYPYLTTNWRQHYLGKGIQRVHVFTK
- the LOC139490351 gene encoding uncharacterized protein isoform X2; amino-acid sequence: MEYSKLVVIIISISLFIILFSQARLRTIENNVERTKPITEKTTYKSKSYFSTYLEDINKTRIACGQLCNTSRKGTPGTFFDKITASINCEALFQNEYVDSSHGLAHAPRKIPSILLNDYTMNGLIKVHTAYFNQPYLGSTARIPIWTKSLLEEYVARAKEGKLFGTYGISETNALRDGLQHAPGVIGGRVLVIGSEKPWVEACLLEIGAKSIVTLEYGKIKSEHEQITTMVPSEYRRTFLDKTLGLFDAVVSFSSIEHSGLGRLIKCAEHKGAIKPRVSNGEVEVIPT